The Brachyspira hyodysenteriae ATCC 27164 genome includes a window with the following:
- a CDS encoding PP2C family serine/threonine-protein phosphatase, whose product MNIFAFTNKGTDTKINTDTILFNSESVSGNPLLINEQNNYSHFIDNMEGTAVSMIADGLGDTFASKLAIDVYNENFLDLLELVGEQEIMNWIMHNFIKLEVVAARDSADDKEKAMAGASIAGVLYHKFAGVFVFNAGDSKVYAINRNKVFQISRDHMKGNALENCACAGGGHYITIEGARRNQNYNYFIASNSMVELLLNKYGNIEEAINDIMGSSNTEEAIRKLKSITENSKDNVSALGLLNLFE is encoded by the coding sequence ATGAATATATTTGCTTTTACAAATAAAGGCACAGATACAAAAATAAACACAGACACTATTCTTTTTAACAGCGAATCCGTATCAGGAAATCCGCTTCTTATTAATGAACAAAATAATTATAGTCATTTTATAGATAATATGGAAGGAACAGCCGTTTCAATGATTGCTGACGGGCTTGGCGATACTTTTGCATCAAAACTCGCTATAGATGTTTATAATGAAAATTTTCTTGATTTGCTTGAACTTGTAGGCGAGCAGGAAATAATGAATTGGATAATGCATAACTTTATAAAACTTGAAGTTGTTGCTGCAAGAGATTCTGCTGATGATAAAGAAAAAGCTATGGCAGGAGCTTCTATCGCTGGCGTTTTATATCATAAGTTTGCAGGAGTATTTGTATTTAATGCAGGCGATAGTAAAGTTTATGCAATTAATAGGAACAAAGTATTTCAAATAAGCAGAGATCATATGAAAGGCAATGCATTAGAAAATTGTGCATGTGCAGGCGGCGGACATTATATCACTATTGAGGGAGCTAGAAGAAATCAGAATTATAATTATTTTATAGCTTCTAATTCTATGGTTGAATTATTATTAAATAAGTATGGCAATATTGAAGAAGCTATTAATGATATAATGGGTTCATCAAATACAGAGGAAGCAATTAGAAAATTAAAGAGCATTACAGAAAACTCTAAAGACAATGTAAGTGCTTTAGGATTATTAAATCTTTTTGAGTAA
- a CDS encoding aspartate kinase encodes MKVAKFGGSSVANASQIKKVVDIVLSDKDRKIVVVSAPGKRLKEDTKVTDLLITLAETIIAGKDGKLELKIIIERFKNIIDELSLSHELLEEIQNDILKRIAEDKSLPTKFIDGVKALGEDLSAKVIAAYINSIGVKAKYVNPKDAGLLLSEEFGNATVLEKSYDNLAKLKDESALVIFPGFFGYTEKGDVVTFPRGGSDITGAILAKAVNAEVYENFTDVDGVFAAAPNIVDNPKLIDEFTYREMRELSYGGFNVLHAEALQPVYEANIPVHILNTNNPSAKGTKIVASRNKSINPVVGVSGEADFSCLYVSKYLMNREVGFGRKLLEIIENENIPYQHAPSGIDNISVIVRNSAITPEKEKRIYERVRDELHVDNIYFEHGLALIMLVGEGMQQCVGVSARAMHAMEKCNINIEMLNQGISEVSIMIGVKDDDLNKAIKSIYKTFFEEQNL; translated from the coding sequence ATGAAAGTAGCAAAATTTGGTGGCTCTTCTGTAGCAAATGCAAGTCAAATAAAAAAAGTAGTAGACATAGTACTATCAGATAAAGATAGAAAAATAGTAGTAGTATCTGCTCCTGGCAAAAGACTTAAAGAAGACACCAAAGTAACCGATTTGCTTATTACTCTTGCTGAAACTATCATTGCCGGAAAAGATGGAAAATTAGAATTAAAAATCATTATAGAAAGATTTAAAAATATTATAGATGAACTTTCTCTTTCACATGAACTTTTGGAAGAAATTCAAAATGATATATTAAAAAGAATAGCGGAAGACAAATCACTTCCTACAAAATTTATAGACGGCGTTAAAGCATTGGGTGAAGACTTAAGTGCTAAAGTTATAGCAGCATATATTAATTCTATAGGTGTTAAAGCCAAATATGTTAATCCTAAGGATGCAGGACTTTTACTGTCTGAAGAATTTGGTAATGCCACTGTATTAGAAAAATCTTATGATAATTTAGCTAAATTAAAAGATGAATCTGCTTTAGTGATATTCCCAGGATTTTTCGGATATACTGAAAAAGGAGATGTAGTAACTTTCCCTAGAGGCGGAAGCGATATCACAGGAGCTATTTTAGCAAAAGCAGTTAATGCTGAAGTTTATGAAAACTTTACTGATGTAGACGGAGTATTTGCCGCAGCTCCTAATATAGTAGATAATCCAAAACTTATAGATGAGTTTACATATAGAGAAATGAGAGAATTAAGTTACGGTGGATTCAATGTTCTTCATGCTGAAGCATTACAGCCGGTTTATGAAGCTAATATACCTGTTCATATACTTAATACAAATAATCCTTCTGCCAAAGGTACTAAAATAGTTGCAAGCAGAAATAAAAGCATTAATCCTGTAGTTGGTGTTTCCGGAGAGGCTGATTTCTCTTGTCTTTATGTAAGTAAATATTTGATGAACAGAGAAGTAGGATTCGGTAGAAAACTTTTAGAAATAATAGAAAATGAAAATATACCTTATCAGCATGCTCCTTCAGGAATAGACAACATTTCTGTAATAGTTAGAAATTCTGCTATTACTCCTGAAAAAGAAAAACGTATATATGAAAGAGTAAGAGATGAACTTCATGTTGATAATATTTACTTTGAGCATGGACTTGCTTTGATAATGCTTGTAGGCGAAGGCATGCAGCAATGTGTAGGTGTTTCTGCAAGAGCTATGCATGCTATGGAGAAATGCAATATCAACATAGAAATGCTTAACCAAGGTATAAGCGAAGTAAGTATTATGATAGGCGTAAAAGACGATGATTTAAATAAAGCTATAAAAAGTATATATAAAACTTTCTTTGAAGAGCAAAATTTATAA
- a CDS encoding DUF4234 domain-containing protein produces the protein MKKGTVRSVPMLVLLSIVTCGIYYLYWIYKTTDEIKNFMGREDINPALELILVLVTCNIYSLYWYYKYGKIVYLEMTSKAGMDNSEDSTVLLVILGLLVYVVACAIMQDKLNSIWNSIDDSENTASSTENN, from the coding sequence ATGAAAAAAGGCACAGTTAGAAGCGTTCCTATGCTAGTACTTTTAAGTATAGTAACATGCGGTATTTATTACCTTTATTGGATTTATAAAACTACAGATGAAATTAAAAACTTTATGGGTAGAGAAGATATAAATCCTGCTTTAGAACTTATACTTGTTTTAGTAACTTGTAACATATACAGTTTATACTGGTACTATAAATATGGTAAAATAGTTTATTTAGAAATGACTTCAAAAGCAGGAATGGATAATAGTGAAGACAGCACTGTATTATTAGTGATATTAGGTTTATTGGTTTATGTTGTAGCATGTGCAATAATGCAGGATAAATTAAACTCTATATGGAATAGCATAGATGATTCTGAAAATACTGCATCTAGTACAGAAAATAATTAA
- a CDS encoding peptidase M30, whose product MRKYFILIIFLFNIFILNAREYSTLNEVLKTPVSYNIYKGNNKEKSFNAVRYIKNNYSKVTFKAKNIYSTSKIDIFLENGLEINERELENIVLETSKIYEMEEYLYGKLNGKLTLLIMDINGGYTGDKPYMQGYSILDGLDEIKNDTQNIIFLDYINGWENPESVVNTIAHELHHVIHYSQLENKSSNEFDVWVDEALSEAAVISYRGKVPSNRLNYYNTDSMYLITKGDYFINWNQGYTVHKYATVSLFMYWLGLHSKNGFEIYKDIANAPEEYRGTYKAILYAANKNIREFQDWSELYATWLEANYKNDQSGLYGYKGYIETKPKIITTQYNCPMAPGSAIYVKGDFMSDDTLLRYVELGDDIYIVYNPDVNTKGKDRYLIVNSSFY is encoded by the coding sequence ATGAGAAAATATTTTATACTGATTATATTTCTATTCAATATATTTATTTTAAATGCCAGAGAATACAGCACTTTAAATGAAGTATTAAAAACTCCTGTAAGTTATAATATATACAAAGGCAATAATAAAGAAAAATCATTCAATGCCGTGAGATATATAAAAAATAACTATTCAAAAGTAACATTCAAAGCAAAAAATATATACTCAACATCCAAAATAGATATATTCTTAGAAAACGGATTAGAAATAAATGAAAGAGAATTAGAAAATATAGTATTGGAAACTTCTAAGATATATGAAATGGAAGAATATTTATACGGAAAATTAAATGGAAAATTAACTCTATTAATAATGGATATTAACGGAGGATATACAGGAGATAAGCCTTATATGCAAGGATATTCCATATTAGACGGACTTGATGAAATAAAAAATGATACTCAGAATATAATATTCTTGGATTATATAAATGGCTGGGAAAATCCTGAATCAGTTGTAAATACTATAGCTCATGAACTTCATCATGTTATACATTACAGTCAATTAGAAAATAAAAGCAGTAATGAATTTGATGTATGGGTTGATGAGGCATTATCAGAAGCAGCAGTAATTTCATATAGAGGAAAAGTTCCTTCAAACAGACTTAATTATTACAATACAGATTCTATGTATTTAATAACTAAAGGGGATTATTTTATTAATTGGAATCAGGGATATACTGTTCATAAATATGCAACTGTTTCATTATTTATGTATTGGCTAGGACTTCATTCTAAAAATGGTTTTGAAATTTATAAAGATATAGCAAATGCCCCAGAAGAATACAGAGGCACTTATAAAGCTATATTATATGCCGCTAATAAAAATATTAGAGAGTTTCAGGATTGGAGCGAGCTTTATGCTACTTGGCTTGAGGCTAATTATAAAAATGATCAAAGCGGACTTTACGGATATAAAGGATATATAGAAACAAAACCGAAAATCATCACTACTCAATATAATTGTCCTATGGCTCCTGGTTCTGCTATCTATGTTAAGGGCGATTTTATGTCTGATGATACTCTATTAAGATATGTAGAGCTTGGCGATGATATTTATATTGTTTATAATCCTGATGTAAATACCAAAGGAAAGGACAGATATTTGATAGTTAATTCATCTTTTTATTAA
- a CDS encoding YbaK/EbsC family protein has product MNEKVLNALKELDIEYKEFEEAGVTKTVDDAAKTLNIERGQVAKSILVKPSKRNFAMIIASGDKKISSKKMRVYFDCKTSFANAEDTFKLTGFTFGGVCPFGIDKDIDVLVDKSMKRFDALYIACGSDSSLAKMTYDEILEKISNVEVDLTED; this is encoded by the coding sequence ATGAATGAAAAAGTGCTTAATGCTTTAAAAGAACTTGATATAGAATATAAAGAATTTGAAGAGGCAGGAGTTACAAAAACAGTTGATGATGCTGCCAAAACTCTTAATATAGAAAGAGGGCAGGTTGCAAAATCTATACTTGTAAAGCCTTCAAAAAGAAATTTTGCTATGATTATAGCTTCCGGTGATAAAAAGATATCATCAAAAAAAATGCGTGTATATTTCGACTGTAAAACCAGCTTTGCTAATGCTGAGGATACTTTCAAATTAACAGGATTTACATTCGGAGGGGTATGCCCTTTCGGTATAGATAAAGATATTGATGTTTTAGTTGATAAAAGTATGAAAAGATTTGATGCACTTTATATAGCCTGCGGAAGCGACAGCTCTTTAGCAAAAATGACCTATGATGAAATACTAGAAAAAATATCTAATGTAGAAGTAGATCTCACAGAAGACTAA
- a CDS encoding (2Fe-2S)-binding protein: MEYDVEYLKNQTSINYDKTLCYCKNVSYRDAYKAIADNKMTTLEEVVEKTQASTGCGGCKDRILSLIEYVKTNNYEPLNF; this comes from the coding sequence ATGGAATATGATGTAGAGTATTTAAAAAACCAAACTTCAATTAATTATGATAAAACCCTGTGCTATTGTAAAAATGTTTCATATAGAGATGCATATAAGGCTATAGCTGATAATAAAATGACAACATTGGAAGAGGTAGTAGAAAAAACTCAAGCATCTACAGGATGCGGCGGATGTAAAGATCGTATTTTAAGCTTGATAGAATATGTAAAAACAAATAATTATGAACCGCTTAATTTTTGA
- a CDS encoding chromate transporter: MDSNSEKNTNSDDSSNSIKPTWYTMFFSFFYIGLVTIGGGLAMLPIMEEEFVNKRKFITKDEIIDIFALAQSIPGVIAVNSSLLTGFKVAGIFGGIMAGIGVMAPSFIIILIIAPIFERFQNTEYVNKAFLGIKGAIAGLILLSAFGMGKQVIKNKFTAALFILSFVLVVFLHFNVIYALLLAALIGWLYYLINKYIIKKQS; encoded by the coding sequence ATGGACAGTAATTCTGAAAAAAATACAAATTCTGATGATTCTTCAAATTCTATTAAACCTACTTGGTATACAATGTTTTTTTCTTTCTTTTATATAGGTCTTGTTACCATAGGAGGCGGTCTTGCTATGCTTCCTATAATGGAAGAAGAATTCGTCAATAAAAGAAAATTCATAACTAAAGATGAGATCATAGATATATTTGCTCTTGCTCAAAGCATACCGGGAGTTATTGCTGTAAACTCTTCTCTTCTTACAGGGTTTAAAGTAGCAGGTATATTTGGGGGCATAATGGCTGGTATTGGAGTTATGGCGCCGTCTTTTATTATTATACTTATAATAGCTCCTATATTTGAAAGATTTCAAAATACTGAATATGTTAATAAAGCTTTTTTAGGTATTAAAGGGGCAATTGCAGGACTTATACTTTTATCTGCTTTTGGTATGGGTAAACAGGTAATAAAAAATAAATTCACAGCAGCACTTTTTATATTGAGTTTTGTCTTAGTTGTGTTTTTACATTTCAATGTTATATATGCTTTGCTTCTTGCGGCATTGATTGGATGGCTTTATTATCTTATTAATAAATACATTATAAAAAAACAATCTTAA
- a CDS encoding chromate transporter yields the protein MIYARLFYVFAKLGFFTYGGGYAIIALLLGILKEYNWITDSEFSNLVAISQITPGPIAINAATFVGYKVAGVLGSAVATFGIFIPAFIITMIVSKFFYAVKNNEQFNNIMNALRVCAVALIASAVVTFTKDAFFVKLTETSILRNIDFIQSIFKYVSPIGIFIFALSIFLKIKKVPIIAIILISAVLGIILY from the coding sequence ATGATATATGCTAGACTTTTTTATGTATTTGCAAAACTAGGATTTTTTACTTATGGAGGAGGATATGCTATAATTGCCCTTCTTCTTGGTATATTAAAAGAATATAATTGGATTACAGATTCAGAATTTTCTAATCTTGTGGCAATATCTCAAATAACACCTGGTCCTATTGCTATTAATGCAGCAACATTTGTAGGATATAAAGTAGCCGGAGTTTTAGGATCTGCTGTTGCAACATTCGGTATATTTATACCTGCATTCATTATTACTATGATAGTATCAAAATTCTTCTATGCTGTAAAAAACAATGAGCAGTTTAACAATATAATGAATGCTTTGAGAGTATGTGCTGTTGCTTTGATAGCTTCTGCGGTTGTAACTTTCACTAAAGATGCTTTTTTTGTAAAACTTACTGAGACTTCTATTTTAAGAAATATAGATTTTATTCAGAGCATTTTTAAATATGTAAGTCCTATAGGAATATTTATATTTGCTTTATCAATATTTTTAAAAATAAAAAAAGTTCCGATTATTGCTATAATATTAATATCTGCTGTTTTGGGTATAATTTTGTATTAA
- a CDS encoding fructose-bisphosphatase class III — protein sequence MRDKDYLELLSKKYPTIDDASVEIINLKAISQLPKGTEYFLSDIHGESDGFEYLLGTSSGVIREKIELLFKNTLPEHDRVELQILIVDTKNLITKKANENDFADWCKITIYRLIRVCKLVTSKYTRSKIRKKMPANFAYILDELLQTDAEENKENYYFSIIESIIEISAADKFIIALCQLIRQCSVDRLHIVGDIYDRGPHPDKVMDSIMTFNEVDIAWGNHDIHWLGAAKGSLICVANAVRLAVRYNNFDLLEYSYGINLRSLSSFANDIYKDDPCEVFKPNTLDKNIYDEVDKDLAAKMHKAISIIQFKLECQLIKRHPNYGMDDRILLDKIDYDKGTITLDGKTYELRDKNFPTIDKNNPFELSEGENTLIQTLAFSFMNSPTLQRHMNYMYAKGGIYKVFNGNLLYHGCIPTKAEGEFDEVYIDGKYLSGRKYLNQVEDKVRKAFYCEIGSEEQLNALDYCWYLWCGPKSPLFGKNKMTTFERYFIDDKEIHKESYNPYYYHIDNKEYCQNILREFELDTNKSHIINGHVPVKTHKGESPIKGGGLLLVIDGGLSKAYHKSTGIGGYTLISNSNMMAIAEHRPFTEVVESGFKLSPKSIIVERFIKRVTVGETDIGKQLSKRINDLLELLSAYRSGIVKEKVD from the coding sequence ATGAGAGATAAAGATTATTTAGAATTATTATCTAAAAAATACCCTACAATAGACGATGCTTCTGTAGAAATAATAAATTTAAAGGCTATATCTCAATTACCTAAAGGTACAGAATATTTTTTAAGCGATATACATGGTGAATCCGACGGATTTGAATATTTACTTGGTACTTCTTCGGGAGTAATAAGAGAAAAAATTGAACTTTTATTTAAAAATACTTTACCTGAACATGACAGAGTTGAACTCCAAATATTAATAGTAGATACTAAAAATTTGATAACTAAAAAAGCTAATGAAAATGATTTTGCAGATTGGTGTAAAATAACTATATACAGACTTATAAGAGTATGCAAACTTGTAACAAGCAAATACACAAGATCTAAAATAAGAAAAAAAATGCCTGCTAATTTTGCATATATATTGGATGAACTTCTTCAAACTGATGCTGAAGAAAATAAAGAAAATTATTATTTCTCTATTATAGAATCAATTATTGAAATATCTGCTGCAGATAAATTTATAATAGCATTATGTCAGCTTATTCGTCAATGCAGTGTTGACAGACTTCATATAGTAGGAGACATTTATGACAGAGGTCCTCACCCTGATAAAGTTATGGATAGCATAATGACTTTTAATGAAGTTGATATTGCTTGGGGTAATCATGATATACATTGGCTTGGAGCTGCTAAAGGAAGTTTAATATGCGTTGCTAATGCTGTTCGCTTGGCTGTTAGATACAATAATTTTGACTTATTAGAATATAGCTATGGTATTAATTTAAGATCATTATCCTCATTTGCTAATGATATTTATAAAGATGATCCATGCGAAGTATTCAAGCCAAATACTCTAGATAAAAATATTTATGATGAAGTTGATAAAGATTTAGCTGCTAAAATGCATAAGGCTATATCTATAATACAATTTAAATTAGAATGCCAGCTTATAAAAAGACATCCTAATTATGGAATGGATGATAGAATACTTCTTGATAAAATAGATTATGATAAAGGAACTATAACATTAGATGGAAAAACTTATGAGCTTAGAGATAAAAATTTCCCTACAATAGATAAAAATAATCCTTTTGAATTAAGTGAAGGAGAAAATACATTAATACAAACTTTGGCATTCTCTTTTATGAATAGTCCTACACTTCAAAGGCATATGAATTACATGTATGCTAAGGGTGGAATATATAAAGTATTTAATGGAAATCTTCTTTATCATGGATGCATACCTACAAAAGCAGAGGGAGAATTTGATGAAGTTTATATAGACGGAAAATATTTATCAGGAAGAAAATATCTTAATCAGGTAGAAGATAAAGTAAGAAAAGCATTTTACTGTGAAATTGGAAGCGAGGAACAGCTTAATGCTTTAGATTACTGTTGGTATTTATGGTGCGGTCCTAAATCTCCTTTATTCGGTAAAAATAAAATGACTACTTTTGAAAGATATTTTATAGATGATAAAGAAATTCATAAAGAAAGTTATAATCCTTATTATTATCATATAGATAATAAAGAATATTGTCAGAATATATTAAGAGAATTTGAACTTGATACAAATAAATCTCATATAATAAATGGGCATGTACCTGTAAAGACTCATAAAGGAGAAAGCCCTATAAAAGGAGGAGGACTTCTTTTAGTTATAGACGGAGGACTTTCAAAAGCTTATCATAAAAGTACAGGAATAGGCGGATATACTTTAATATCAAATTCAAATATGATGGCTATTGCAGAGCACAGACCTTTTACTGAAGTAGTTGAATCCGGATTTAAATTGAGTCCTAAATCTATAATCGTAGAGAGATTCATTAAGAGAGTTACTGTAGGTGAAACGGATATAGGAAAGCAGCTTTCTAAGAGAATTAATGATTTATTGGAGCTTTTATCTGCATACCGAAGCGGTATTGTTAAAGAAAAAGTTGATTAA
- a CDS encoding tetratricopeptide repeat protein codes for MKEKTIKKLNLVILILFPIMLLVFSITYNIYSVGTENRIKRELENFTNSLSLRMESKYMDMMTLYFKEELNNYAIANEFTNLVKEQVRLGITPHFNSLKFSIDYTMKNNVRTTTYALLFIAVLMFILTLVINFTNNNMTSSSYAHNTVNNVSTNVQEIQDKPSNAIGSVIDSSSSEAIRLEIEEMYKHLVKEMNNSRDEQALEIIEKMFQLDDRNYLALNGAGVLYTKMYGRENKDEYFKKANEYFQYALSLYTNNENVSNNRAILYSIRYELKKSEEDYETALMMLNDTLSANHLDVELLNNRATLYAVKYKISGDENIFARSINDFDELIKIDYNNIYALNNRSALYFTKYKNSGDKKYFDKSIEDCNTAFKINSSEALYDNRGSLYIYKY; via the coding sequence ATGAAAGAAAAAACTATAAAAAAACTCAACTTAGTTATATTAATACTATTTCCTATAATGCTTTTAGTATTCTCTATTACATATAATATCTATAGTGTAGGTACAGAAAATAGAATAAAAAGAGAACTAGAAAATTTTACTAATTCTCTTTCTTTAAGAATGGAAAGTAAGTATATGGACATGATGACTTTATACTTCAAAGAAGAATTAAATAATTATGCCATAGCAAATGAGTTTACTAATTTAGTTAAAGAACAGGTAAGATTGGGAATTACGCCGCATTTTAATTCACTCAAATTTTCTATAGATTATACAATGAAAAATAATGTAAGAACTACTACCTATGCCTTATTATTTATAGCAGTTCTTATGTTTATATTGACTTTGGTAATTAACTTTACAAATAACAATATGACTAGTAGCTCATATGCTCATAATACGGTCAATAATGTATCTACGAATGTACAAGAAATTCAAGATAAACCTTCCAATGCTATAGGAAGTGTAATTGATTCATCTTCTAGTGAGGCTATAAGGCTTGAAATAGAAGAAATGTATAAACATTTAGTAAAAGAAATGAATAATTCCAGAGATGAGCAGGCATTGGAAATAATAGAAAAAATGTTCCAATTAGATGATAGAAATTATTTAGCTTTAAATGGTGCCGGAGTTTTATATACTAAAATGTACGGAAGAGAAAATAAAGATGAATATTTCAAAAAAGCTAATGAATATTTCCAATATGCTTTATCTTTATATACTAATAATGAAAATGTTTCAAACAATAGAGCTATACTATATTCTATAAGATATGAGCTTAAAAAATCAGAAGAAGATTATGAAACTGCCTTAATGATGCTTAATGATACTTTATCTGCCAACCATTTAGATGTTGAGCTTCTTAATAACAGAGCCACATTATATGCAGTAAAATATAAAATAAGCGGCGATGAGAATATATTTGCAAGGTCTATAAATGATTTTGATGAACTTATAAAAATCGATTATAATAACATATATGCGCTAAATAATAGAAGTGCTTTGTATTTTACTAAATATAAAAATTCCGGTGATAAAAAATATTTTGATAAATCTATAGAAGACTGCAACACAGCATTCAAAATCAATTCATCTGAAGCACTTTATGATAATAGAGGATCATTATATATATATAAATATTAA
- a CDS encoding AAA family ATPase produces the protein MLKKITISNYRSFYDEAVLDLTIDIAKEKECRFIKKINDEYISKLCLLYGYNGSGKSNLINALKFILYSNNGYITSSDDSIKKLLDPNMIYGKDDKSRFCLEFYSNDECVLYLYELVLDNQNKRIYSEKLIKNNDIIIFERELNYIKEGIFNYNKYIPDTNTFLSFINDDKIDEYREEVNYYLSLFKNLCFLFPFTNEADFSSYAIVEAFDYFNKYNIWYIYKKLLSFIDIDDLNIEEGISKNEFSFIIDNKRLISKHDSYKNDFDEVESEGSKIYAINLIYILVSLINGTLSIVDEFNGIQSELLEFIINLFSSNFFNKIHPIETDTSQLILSTHDSSLMSIEGTMLYNYFITNKENNMSSIYRMDYFSKLNNNLTINNLEKEYRKNRLGLSKKNINII, from the coding sequence ATGCTTAAAAAAATTACAATTTCAAATTACAGATCATTTTATGATGAGGCTGTTTTAGATTTAACTATTGATATTGCTAAAGAAAAAGAATGCCGATTTATAAAAAAAATAAATGATGAATATATATCAAAATTATGTCTTTTATATGGTTATAATGGTTCTGGTAAAAGTAATTTAATTAATGCCTTAAAATTTATTCTTTATTCTAATAATGGATATATAACTTCAAGCGATGACAGCATAAAAAAACTTTTAGATCCTAATATGATTTATGGTAAAGATGATAAAAGCAGATTCTGTTTGGAGTTTTATTCAAATGATGAATGCGTATTATATTTATATGAATTAGTATTGGATAATCAAAATAAAAGAATATATTCAGAAAAATTGATAAAAAATAATGATATTATAATATTTGAAAGAGAATTGAATTATATAAAAGAAGGTATATTTAATTATAATAAATATATTCCTGATACAAATACATTTTTAAGTTTCATAAATGATGATAAAATAGATGAGTACAGAGAAGAAGTAAATTATTATCTTTCATTATTTAAGAATTTATGTTTTTTATTTCCATTTACAAATGAAGCAGACTTCTCATCTTATGCTATAGTAGAGGCTTTCGATTATTTCAATAAGTATAATATATGGTATATATATAAAAAACTATTATCTTTTATTGATATAGATGATTTGAATATAGAAGAAGGTATATCTAAAAATGAATTCTCTTTTATCATTGATAATAAAAGACTTATATCCAAACATGATAGTTATAAAAATGATTTTGATGAGGTTGAATCTGAAGGAAGTAAAATTTATGCTATTAATTTAATTTATATATTGGTTTCTCTTATTAATGGTACATTGTCTATAGTTGATGAATTTAATGGAATACAATCAGAATTATTAGAGTTTATTATAAATTTATTCAGCAGTAATTTTTTTAATAAAATTCACCCAATAGAAACAGATACTTCTCAACTTATACTTTCTACACATGATTCATCTCTTATGAGTATTGAAGGTACTATGCTTTATAATTACTTTATTACAAATAAAGAAAATAATATGAGCAGTATTTATAGAATGGATTATTTCAGCAAATTAAATAATAATTTAACTATTAATAATTTAGAAAAAGAATATAGAAAAAACAGACTCGGACTTTCAAAAAAGAATATAAATATAATTTAA